In Streptomyces capitiformicae, one genomic interval encodes:
- a CDS encoding methyltransferase domain-containing protein, protein MTTSAEKTDPGVALSMAGRGGDTPMPEGHQYAPQWLELRESADADARAVDLLDPLRIRLANLPRRATGLVVHDLGCGTGSMGRWLAPRLDGAQQWVLHDQDPDLLRLATARAPRAAADGSSVTVTTRRGDIGRLTAEDLAGASLVTASALLDVLTREEIGALAAACVGAGVPALLTLSVVGRVDLVPAHPMDAEIAEAFNAHQRASDLLGPDAITVACEAFAQQGATVRVHPSPWQLDGRHVALTEEWLRGWVGAACEQRPDLTERADAYLRERLRSCAAGELHAVVHHSDLLALPRPTGGTS, encoded by the coding sequence ATGACCACTTCTGCCGAGAAGACCGATCCCGGTGTGGCGCTGAGCATGGCGGGGCGCGGCGGTGACACGCCGATGCCCGAAGGACACCAGTACGCGCCGCAGTGGCTGGAGTTGCGTGAGAGCGCCGACGCCGACGCCCGCGCGGTGGACCTGCTCGACCCGCTGCGGATCCGCCTCGCGAACCTGCCGCGCCGCGCCACCGGCCTCGTCGTGCACGACCTCGGCTGCGGCACCGGCTCGATGGGCCGCTGGCTCGCGCCCCGGCTCGACGGCGCCCAGCAGTGGGTCCTGCACGACCAGGACCCCGACCTGCTGCGTCTGGCCACCGCGCGGGCGCCCCGCGCGGCCGCCGACGGCAGCTCCGTCACGGTCACCACACGGCGCGGCGACATCGGACGGCTGACGGCGGAGGACCTGGCCGGCGCCTCGCTGGTCACCGCCTCCGCGCTGCTGGACGTCCTCACCCGTGAGGAGATCGGGGCGCTCGCCGCGGCCTGCGTGGGCGCCGGCGTTCCCGCCCTGCTGACCCTCTCGGTCGTGGGCCGCGTCGACCTTGTCCCGGCCCACCCCATGGACGCCGAGATCGCCGAAGCCTTCAACGCCCACCAGCGCGCCAGCGATCTGCTCGGCCCCGATGCGATCACCGTGGCCTGCGAGGCGTTCGCCCAGCAGGGCGCGACGGTACGGGTCCATCCGAGCCCCTGGCAGCTCGACGGGCGGCACGTCGCGCTCACCGAGGAGTGGCTGCGCGGCTGGGTCGGCGCGGCCTGCGAACAGCGCCCCGATCTCACCGAGCGCGCCGACGCCTACCTCCGCGAACGCCTCCGCTCCTGCGCCGCCGGTGAACTCCACGCGGTCGTCCACCACAGCGACCTGCTGGCCCTGCCCCGACCGACGGGCGGCACCTCATGA
- a CDS encoding creatininase family protein yields the protein MSSSSLVPTDTTADVRARGAEAGRQVAVLPVGSFEQHGPYLPLATDTLVACAIAREIADAYPVHLLPPVTIACSHEHAAWPGTVSISATTLHAVVRDIAASLRRSGVEALVVVNGHGGNYVLGNVVQESTAEGHRMALFPAMEDWDAAREQAGVETSLLSDMHAGEIETSILLHCHPELVRPGHETTDFLADDRRHLLSLGMSAYTDSGVIGRPSLASAAKGKELLAGLVDSFGAYFSVVTSDD from the coding sequence ATGAGCAGTTCGAGTCTTGTACCGACGGACACCACCGCGGACGTCCGCGCGAGGGGGGCGGAGGCCGGCCGACAGGTCGCGGTGCTTCCGGTCGGCAGTTTCGAGCAGCACGGCCCGTATCTGCCGCTGGCCACCGACACGCTCGTCGCCTGCGCCATAGCCCGGGAGATTGCCGACGCGTATCCGGTGCACCTCCTGCCGCCCGTGACCATCGCCTGCTCGCACGAGCACGCGGCCTGGCCGGGCACGGTGAGCATCTCCGCGACGACCCTGCACGCGGTGGTCCGCGACATCGCCGCTTCGCTGCGTCGCTCGGGCGTCGAGGCGCTCGTGGTGGTGAACGGGCACGGTGGGAATTACGTCCTGGGCAATGTCGTCCAGGAATCCACCGCGGAGGGACATCGAATGGCGCTTTTCCCTGCCATGGAGGACTGGGACGCCGCGCGCGAACAAGCGGGTGTGGAGACCTCGTTGCTCAGTGATATGCATGCGGGAGAAATAGAGACCTCCATACTTCTGCATTGCCATCCCGAATTGGTCCGGCCCGGTCACGAGACCACCGATTTCCTTGCCGACGACCGCCGTCATCTCCTCTCCCTCGGTATGTCGGCCTACACCGATTCCGGTGTCATCGGCCGTCCGTCGCTGGCTTCCGCTGCGAAAGGGAAGGAGCTGCTGGCAGGGTTGGTCGATTCCTTCGGGGCGTACTTCTCCGTGGTCACCTCGGACGACTGA
- the ribA gene encoding GTP cyclohydrolase II has protein sequence MTENVGVLGANAQSSGAVRVVNAPLPTTYGDFEAVGYLDQDRGEEQVALVYGDISGGEGILIRLHSECLTGDAFGSQHCECGEQLDSALRAIVAEGRGILVYLRGHEGRGIGLLAKLQAMKLQAEGLDTVEANLALGLPVDARDYRVAAEMLHDLGVRSVRLMSNNPRKREALLRHGIKVSEQVPLLITPCEDNITYLRTKRERLDHYLPHLDAVVHSS, from the coding sequence ATGACAGAAAATGTTGGCGTACTCGGCGCGAATGCCCAGTCCTCCGGTGCCGTACGCGTGGTGAATGCCCCGCTGCCCACGACCTACGGCGACTTCGAGGCCGTAGGCTATCTCGACCAGGACCGCGGCGAGGAACAAGTGGCGCTGGTGTACGGCGACATCAGCGGAGGCGAGGGAATTCTGATCCGGCTGCACTCCGAGTGCCTGACCGGTGACGCGTTCGGCTCCCAGCACTGCGAATGCGGGGAGCAACTCGACAGCGCGCTCCGGGCCATCGTCGCCGAGGGGCGCGGCATCCTCGTCTACCTCCGGGGTCACGAGGGCCGGGGCATAGGCCTGTTGGCCAAGCTCCAGGCGATGAAGCTCCAGGCGGAGGGCCTGGACACGGTCGAGGCGAACCTCGCCCTCGGTCTGCCGGTGGACGCCCGCGACTACCGGGTGGCCGCCGAGATGCTGCACGACCTCGGCGTACGGTCGGTGCGGCTGATGTCGAACAACCCGCGCAAGCGGGAGGCGCTGCTGCGCCACGGCATCAAGGTCTCCGAGCAGGTGCCCCTGCTGATCACGCCGTGCGAGGACAACATCACCTACCTGCGCACCAAGCGCGAGCGGCTGGACCACTACCTGCCGCATCTGGACGCGGTGGTCCACTCCTCGTGA
- a CDS encoding NAD(P)/FAD-dependent oxidoreductase, translated as MIRSARVVVIGGGVMGTSIAYHLASAGVEDVVLVERDELASGSTARAAGGVRAQFSDELNIQLGARSLEAFDRFGQELGHDIGLHRVGYLFLLSTPDQVAQFEASVELQNDLGVPSRILDPAEAQQLSPLISTDGLLAAAFSPDDGHCTPESVVHGYAAGARRHGATVLRHCEVLGIETWRDTITAVVTNKGRIVTDTVVCAAGAWSRSVGAMVGVDLPVEPLRRQIAVTEPVPGLPPNLPMTIDFTSSLYFHTEGPGLLLGMSDPDERPGFATDTHDRWIPRLCEAMEHRAPALLDLRRTGGWAGLYEITPDHNALIGEVGSCSRFLYATGFSGHGFLQGPAVGEVVRDLYLGRVPFVDISPLSVDRFTVDALRPEANLV; from the coding sequence TTGATCCGCAGCGCACGGGTCGTCGTCATCGGCGGCGGTGTCATGGGCACGAGCATCGCCTACCACTTGGCTTCCGCGGGCGTGGAGGACGTCGTCCTCGTCGAACGCGACGAACTCGCCTCCGGCTCCACCGCGCGGGCCGCCGGCGGGGTCCGCGCCCAGTTCTCCGACGAGCTCAACATCCAGCTCGGCGCCCGCAGCCTGGAGGCGTTCGACCGCTTCGGGCAGGAACTCGGCCACGACATCGGACTCCACCGCGTCGGCTACCTCTTCCTGCTGTCGACCCCCGATCAGGTCGCCCAGTTCGAGGCGAGCGTAGAGCTGCAGAACGACCTGGGCGTACCCAGCCGCATCCTCGACCCCGCCGAGGCCCAGCAACTCTCCCCGTTGATCAGCACCGACGGACTGCTCGCCGCCGCGTTCTCGCCCGACGACGGGCACTGCACCCCCGAGTCCGTGGTCCACGGCTACGCGGCCGGGGCCCGCCGCCACGGGGCGACCGTGCTGCGGCACTGCGAGGTCCTCGGCATCGAGACCTGGCGGGACACGATCACGGCGGTCGTCACCAACAAGGGCCGTATCGTCACCGACACGGTCGTCTGCGCGGCCGGCGCCTGGTCGCGGTCCGTCGGAGCCATGGTGGGTGTGGACCTCCCGGTGGAGCCGCTGCGCCGCCAGATCGCGGTGACGGAACCGGTCCCCGGCCTCCCGCCGAACCTCCCCATGACGATCGACTTCACCAGCAGCCTGTACTTCCACACCGAGGGCCCCGGACTGCTTCTCGGCATGTCCGACCCCGACGAGCGGCCCGGCTTCGCCACCGACACGCACGACCGCTGGATCCCCCGCCTGTGCGAGGCGATGGAGCACCGTGCGCCCGCCCTGCTCGACCTGCGCAGGACCGGCGGCTGGGCGGGCCTGTACGAGATCACTCCGGACCACAACGCCCTCATCGGCGAGGTGGGTTCCTGCTCCCGCTTCCTCTACGCGACCGGTTTCTCCGGCCATGGGTTCCTCCAGGGACCGGCGGTCGGCGAGGTGGTCCGCGACCTGTACCTCGGCCGCGTACCCTTCGTCGACATCAGCCCCTTGAGCGTCGACCGTTTCACGGTCGACGCCCTGCGTCCGGAGGCCAACCTCGTATGA
- a CDS encoding saccharopine dehydrogenase — protein MTELHLWLRHETRTTERRTPIVPSDARRLIESGVSITVEDSPQRIFSLEEYEEAGCRVAEAGSWVSAPQHAVIVGLKELPDEPAELTHRHIFFGHAYKGQPGAEELLRRFAAGGGALLDLEYLVDDQGRRLAAFGFWAGYLGAALAVLHHRGALTTPLVPTTKEAMEAELRASQGDLSALVIGALGRSGRGARVALGEAGVEPTCWDLAETRALDRPALLAHELMVNTVLTTSPVPPFLTDKDLDEPDRRLRTISDVTVDVGSPMNVLPIYDTTTEWDHPVRRLREHPPLDLIAIDNLPSLLPREASTDFSAALLPQLSAFETSGPWGRCLDRFHQACRELGITVRELPDD, from the coding sequence ATGACCGAGCTTCACTTGTGGCTCCGCCACGAGACCCGCACCACCGAACGCCGCACTCCGATCGTGCCGTCCGACGCCCGGCGGCTCATCGAGAGCGGAGTGAGCATCACCGTCGAGGACTCCCCCCAGCGGATCTTCTCGCTGGAGGAGTACGAGGAGGCCGGCTGCCGTGTCGCCGAGGCGGGCTCGTGGGTGTCGGCGCCGCAGCACGCCGTGATCGTAGGGCTGAAGGAACTACCGGACGAACCGGCTGAGCTGACTCACCGTCATATCTTCTTCGGGCATGCCTACAAGGGGCAGCCCGGCGCCGAGGAGCTGCTGCGGAGGTTCGCGGCCGGGGGAGGGGCGCTGCTCGACCTGGAGTACCTGGTGGACGACCAGGGCCGCAGGCTCGCGGCCTTCGGTTTCTGGGCGGGCTACCTGGGCGCGGCCCTCGCGGTGCTCCACCACCGGGGCGCTCTCACCACCCCGCTCGTCCCCACGACCAAGGAGGCGATGGAGGCTGAACTCCGCGCCTCTCAGGGTGACTTGAGCGCCCTCGTGATCGGCGCCCTCGGCCGCAGCGGCCGAGGTGCGCGGGTCGCGCTCGGCGAGGCCGGTGTCGAGCCGACCTGCTGGGACCTCGCCGAGACCCGTGCCCTGGACCGACCGGCCCTGCTCGCCCATGAGCTGATGGTCAACACCGTTCTGACGACCAGCCCGGTCCCGCCCTTCCTGACGGACAAGGACCTCGACGAGCCGGACCGTCGCCTGAGGACGATCTCCGACGTCACCGTCGACGTCGGCTCACCCATGAACGTGCTGCCGATCTACGACACGACCACGGAGTGGGACCACCCCGTACGGCGGCTGCGCGAGCACCCCCCGCTCGACCTCATCGCCATCGACAACCTGCCCTCCCTGCTGCCCCGGGAGGCGAGCACCGACTTCTCTGCCGCGCTGCTGCCGCAGCTGTCGGCCTTCGAGACCAGCGGGCCGTGGGGCCGCTGCCTGGACCGGTTCCATCAGGCCTGCCGTGAACTCGGCATCACCGTAAGGGAGTTGCCCGATGACTGA